The proteins below come from a single Mycolicibacterium sp. TY81 genomic window:
- a CDS encoding SDR family NAD(P)-dependent oxidoreductase — MAVQLSEARVLITGGTSGIGRAVAVSLASHGAVVAVSGRNAERGQQVVGEIESTGGKAEFLSSDLHDAESNCQYLWIGVFQATSVSVC; from the coding sequence ATGGCTGTCCAACTGTCCGAGGCACGCGTTCTCATCACCGGCGGAACTAGCGGAATCGGGCGGGCTGTTGCCGTCTCTCTGGCTAGTCACGGTGCCGTAGTGGCAGTGTCAGGCCGGAACGCGGAGCGTGGGCAACAGGTAGTAGGAGAGATCGAGTCCACGGGCGGCAAGGCCGAGTTTCTCAGCAGTGACCTGCACGACGCCGAGAGCAATTGTCAATACCTGTGGATCGGGGTGTTTCAGGCGACCTCCGTTTCGGTGTGTTGA
- a CDS encoding zf-HC2 domain-containing protein: protein MNPLDCNELVEIVTAYLDGSLDLETRARFDEHLLECDGCDNYLQQFRVTISTVGRIRESELAPEFRAQLLEAFKDWR from the coding sequence GTGAACCCACTCGATTGCAACGAGCTCGTCGAAATTGTCACTGCCTATCTGGACGGCTCACTCGACCTCGAAACGCGGGCGCGCTTCGACGAGCACCTGCTCGAATGCGACGGATGCGATAACTACCTGCAGCAGTTTCGGGTCACTATCAGCACGGTCGGCCGGATCCGTGAAAGCGAGTTGGCACCGGAATTCCGCGCGCAACTACTTGAGGCTTTCAAGGATTGGCGGTGA
- a CDS encoding RNA polymerase sigma factor → MTAATVSEDEGALVAALRAGDHRAFARLVDRHTPAMLRVARGYVPSEQHAEDVVQETWIALLKGLDRFEGRSSLRTWLFTVLVNIAKTRGLKERRHVDTQIKAFTGGTVDPERFRAAGDELPGHWKAEETPTPFPDTPEGSALSRELTDVAKRNLDTLPERQRIVVTMRDMLGLDSDEVCALLEISAANQRVLLHRGRAVIREALENYLKDAS, encoded by the coding sequence ATGACCGCAGCCACGGTTTCGGAAGACGAGGGCGCTTTGGTCGCTGCACTTCGCGCCGGCGACCATCGAGCTTTTGCTCGGTTGGTCGATCGTCACACTCCGGCGATGCTGCGGGTGGCACGTGGCTACGTGCCGAGTGAGCAGCATGCCGAGGACGTCGTGCAGGAGACGTGGATCGCGCTCCTCAAGGGCTTGGACAGATTCGAGGGACGGTCGTCCCTACGTACTTGGCTTTTTACGGTTCTTGTCAATATCGCCAAGACTAGAGGGCTCAAGGAACGCAGGCACGTCGACACTCAGATCAAAGCGTTCACCGGCGGCACAGTTGACCCCGAGCGGTTCCGTGCTGCTGGCGACGAGCTACCCGGGCACTGGAAGGCGGAGGAGACACCGACTCCTTTCCCGGACACCCCTGAGGGCTCGGCTCTCAGCAGAGAACTCACCGACGTCGCCAAGCGCAATCTCGATACCTTGCCTGAGCGTCAGCGCATTGTCGTGACGATGCGCGACATGCTCGGTCTCGATTCCGATGAGGTCTGTGCACTACTCGAGATCAGCGCTGCGAACCAGCGGGTATTGCTTCATCGTGGCCGTGCGGTCATTCGAGAGGCTCTCGAAAATTACCTGAAAGATGCGTCGTGA
- a CDS encoding DUF1778 domain-containing protein — MVTSDGRERAAADLGTPPRAELHRSALADGMYTNSAYTSGVETKSGRWHLRVTAAQDAVVRRVLDVTGESLNDYVVRHAVQAAEADLADRRVFVLDDAAWTDLQALLDRPPSPKPELARLLANPSILER; from the coding sequence ATGGTGACGTCCGATGGCCGAGAACGCGCTGCCGCGGATTTGGGAACGCCGCCGCGCGCCGAACTGCATCGTTCCGCGCTTGCCGACGGTATGTACACCAATTCGGCGTACACTTCTGGTGTGGAGACGAAGAGTGGTCGCTGGCACCTGCGCGTGACCGCGGCGCAAGATGCGGTGGTGCGACGTGTGCTCGACGTCACGGGCGAGTCGCTCAACGACTATGTGGTGCGTCACGCCGTTCAGGCCGCCGAGGCCGACCTCGCTGATCGGAGAGTGTTCGTCCTCGATGACGCCGCCTGGACCGATCTTCAGGCGCTGCTCGACCGTCCGCCAAGCCCCAAGCCCGAGTTGGCGCGCCTGCTGGCGAATCCGTCGATTTTGGAACGGTGA
- a CDS encoding helix-turn-helix domain-containing protein, whose protein sequence is MDHVTLGHRVARAREDAGIPQSKLAELVDMERTALVRAEKGERKLAMTEMVAIAEALRRPLAFFVNEPLPAVVSRRSDSARPDETSRALDDEIELFASDTRTLLDMGLLHPVKRDQEARTPHTHQDAEQLARHVRDQLDIGNEPVHHLAHVCERLGLYTYAASLGENGPDGGCVEVSHGVAVAVVNGHVRSGRRRMTLAHELGHWLCGDAYDGSPGDDHEKMIMSFAIHFLAPRAGVVKVWNEHSEWSTRDRALAVGAQFRLSWKAAVGQLKNLDLISYEVFQSLLDHEPRHGDYVRLELSWDDEPKCPYLSPGFAAACVEGYTSGRLTAARTIELLRATMTRDDLPERETESLASLRTLFAVGGD, encoded by the coding sequence ATGGACCACGTAACGCTTGGACACCGTGTTGCCCGAGCGCGAGAAGACGCGGGCATCCCTCAGAGCAAACTCGCTGAGCTGGTCGACATGGAGCGCACGGCGCTGGTTCGTGCCGAGAAGGGCGAACGCAAACTCGCCATGACCGAGATGGTCGCCATCGCAGAGGCGCTGAGGCGTCCGCTCGCCTTCTTCGTCAACGAGCCGCTGCCAGCAGTGGTCAGCCGCCGGTCAGACAGCGCCCGACCCGATGAGACCTCGCGGGCCCTCGACGACGAGATCGAGTTGTTCGCCAGCGATACGCGGACGCTGCTCGACATGGGCCTGCTTCATCCCGTCAAGCGGGACCAGGAGGCACGTACCCCGCACACTCACCAGGATGCCGAGCAATTGGCGAGGCACGTCCGAGACCAGCTCGATATCGGCAATGAGCCCGTACACCACCTCGCGCACGTGTGCGAACGATTGGGGCTGTACACCTATGCGGCGTCGCTGGGCGAGAACGGACCTGACGGTGGGTGCGTTGAGGTCAGCCACGGCGTGGCGGTTGCCGTTGTCAACGGGCACGTTCGCTCTGGTCGACGGCGTATGACCCTCGCGCATGAACTCGGGCACTGGCTGTGTGGCGACGCCTATGACGGGTCACCAGGTGATGATCACGAGAAGATGATCATGTCATTCGCCATCCACTTCCTCGCTCCTCGTGCAGGAGTGGTAAAGGTCTGGAACGAACACAGCGAATGGAGCACCCGTGACCGTGCACTCGCTGTCGGAGCACAGTTTCGGCTGAGCTGGAAGGCGGCGGTCGGTCAGTTAAAGAACCTGGACCTCATTTCATATGAGGTGTTTCAGTCTCTACTGGACCATGAACCCCGCCACGGGGATTACGTTCGGCTGGAACTATCCTGGGACGACGAACCGAAATGCCCTTATCTTTCACCAGGGTTCGCCGCCGCATGTGTAGAGGGCTACACATCCGGTCGATTGACCGCCGCCAGGACAATCGAACTGCTTCGCGCAACGATGACCCGCGACGATCTTCCAGAGCGGGAAACGGAATCTCTCGCCAGCCTACGAACGCTGTTCGCGGTCGGTGGGGACTGA
- a CDS encoding IS256 family transposase → MSGSGFPRRSCPAWARKSPQMSEVLPLLYLHGLSTSDFGPALEQFLGSGAGLSATTITRLTAQWQDEARTFAARDLSGSDYVYLWVDGIHLKVRLDQEKLCLLVMLGVRADGRKELVAITDGYRESCESWADLLRDCKRRGMTAPVLAVGDGALGFWKAVREVFPKTREQRCWFHKQANVLSALPKSAHPAALAAIKDIYNAEDIDKAQVAVKAFAVAFGAKYPKVVAKIVDDLDVLLEFYHYPAEHWIHLRTTNPIESTFATVRLRTKVTKGPGSRAAGLAMAYKLIDAAQARWRAVNAPHLVALVRAGAVFHKGKLLERPTDITPPTPPSDGDQHTETEVA, encoded by the coding sequence GTGAGCGGCAGCGGTTTTCCTCGGCGATCCTGCCCGGCCTGGGCACGCAAGTCCCCGCAGATGAGTGAGGTGCTGCCGCTGCTGTATCTGCACGGCCTATCGACCAGCGACTTCGGGCCCGCACTCGAGCAGTTCCTCGGCTCGGGTGCCGGGTTGTCGGCCACCACGATCACCCGTCTGACCGCGCAGTGGCAAGACGAAGCCCGTACGTTCGCTGCCCGGGACCTGTCCGGCAGCGACTACGTCTACCTGTGGGTCGACGGCATTCACCTCAAGGTCCGCCTGGACCAGGAGAAGCTGTGCCTGCTGGTGATGCTCGGCGTGCGCGCTGACGGCCGCAAAGAGCTCGTGGCGATCACCGACGGCTATCGGGAGTCATGCGAGTCGTGGGCGGATCTGCTGCGCGACTGCAAACGACGCGGCATGACCGCCCCAGTGCTGGCCGTCGGCGATGGCGCGCTCGGGTTCTGGAAGGCGGTGCGGGAGGTATTCCCGAAGACCCGAGAGCAGCGCTGCTGGTTCCACAAGCAGGCCAACGTCCTTTCCGCACTGCCGAAGTCAGCGCATCCGGCCGCGCTGGCGGCCATCAAGGACATCTACAACGCCGAAGACATCGACAAAGCTCAGGTCGCGGTCAAGGCCTTCGCGGTTGCCTTCGGCGCGAAGTACCCGAAAGTGGTCGCCAAGATCGTCGACGACCTCGATGTCCTGCTGGAGTTCTACCACTACCCCGCCGAGCACTGGATCCATCTGCGTACCACGAATCCGATCGAATCCACCTTCGCCACAGTGCGTTTGAGAACGAAGGTCACCAAGGGTCCGGGATCGCGGGCCGCTGGATTGGCCATGGCCTACAAGCTGATCGACGCCGCCCAAGCCCGTTGGCGGGCCGTCAACGCCCCACATCTGGTCGCCCTCGTCCGCGCCGGAGCGGTCTTCCACAAAGGCAAACTGCTCGAACGGCCCACCGACATCACCCCACCGACACCACCGTCAGACGGCGATCAACACACCGAAACGGAGGTCGCCTGA
- a CDS encoding bifunctional alpha/beta hydrolase/OsmC family protein: protein MLALEHRVCRVCWQADPEWKDKYCVRRAYDPAHRELDTAGGLTHPASSSDEEVVPMSNSERVTFAGSSGSLSGRLETPEQPPTTWAVFAHCFTCGKDNSAAARISRALTGSGIGVLRFDFTGLGDSEGDFAATGFSSNVDDLVCAADFMRASHGAPTMLIGHSLGGAAVLAAASRINDVNAIAVIGTPADPGHVAGLLRQSRDDIAAGEATISIAGREFRLQRQFLDDIAAQPQRERIRAADAALLVLHSPTDQVVSVDNAREIFDIARHPKSFVALDGADHLLSCRDDAEYAATVIAAWAGRYLKHHASTALTRSGPPPSDDGVVRVAERGDAGSLTQDITVGSHRLVADEPRPISDDMGPTPYDLLLAALGACTSMTIRMYAERKRWPLESVVVDARHSRVHAQDCAELDKTKGFIDRIERHIMLQGPLSAIQRDRLMEIASRCPVHRTLRSEVDIRTTGRLRDSNHSQLSPASSIIGDR from the coding sequence ATGCTCGCGCTGGAGCACCGTGTGTGCAGGGTCTGCTGGCAAGCCGATCCCGAGTGGAAGGACAAGTATTGCGTTCGTCGGGCTTACGACCCCGCCCACCGCGAACTGGACACCGCGGGCGGACTGACACATCCGGCCAGTTCTAGCGATGAGGAGGTCGTCCCGATGAGCAATTCAGAACGCGTGACGTTCGCTGGCAGTAGCGGTTCGCTGTCTGGGCGGCTGGAGACTCCAGAACAGCCGCCCACGACGTGGGCGGTATTCGCGCACTGCTTTACCTGTGGAAAAGACAACTCGGCTGCGGCGCGAATCTCTCGTGCCCTCACCGGCAGTGGTATCGGCGTCCTACGCTTCGACTTCACGGGGTTGGGGGACTCCGAGGGCGACTTCGCCGCGACAGGATTCAGTTCCAATGTCGATGACTTGGTGTGTGCAGCCGACTTCATGCGAGCGAGCCACGGTGCGCCAACGATGCTGATTGGGCACTCCCTCGGTGGGGCTGCGGTGCTTGCGGCGGCGTCGCGAATCAATGATGTCAATGCCATTGCCGTTATTGGTACACCGGCAGATCCCGGTCACGTAGCGGGCCTGCTGCGCCAGTCACGCGACGACATCGCGGCAGGTGAGGCGACTATATCTATCGCCGGTCGCGAGTTCCGTCTGCAGCGGCAGTTCCTCGACGACATCGCAGCACAGCCCCAGCGGGAACGTATCCGAGCGGCCGACGCTGCACTCCTAGTGTTGCACTCGCCGACCGACCAGGTGGTCTCAGTCGACAATGCCCGAGAGATCTTCGACATCGCGCGGCACCCTAAATCCTTTGTCGCACTTGACGGCGCTGATCATCTGCTCAGCTGCCGCGACGACGCCGAGTACGCCGCTACTGTGATAGCTGCCTGGGCTGGCCGTTACCTGAAGCACCATGCGAGCACAGCTCTGACTCGCAGCGGCCCTCCGCCTAGTGACGACGGTGTCGTACGGGTCGCAGAGCGGGGTGATGCGGGAAGTCTCACCCAGGACATCACGGTCGGCTCGCACCGCCTTGTTGCGGATGAACCTCGTCCGATCAGCGACGACATGGGCCCCACCCCGTACGACCTATTGCTCGCCGCGTTGGGAGCCTGTACGTCGATGACGATCAGGATGTACGCCGAACGCAAACGATGGCCACTGGAAAGCGTGGTTGTCGATGCCCGCCATTCCCGTGTCCACGCGCAGGACTGTGCCGAGCTCGACAAAACGAAAGGGTTCATCGATCGCATTGAACGTCACATTATGTTGCAGGGACCACTGAGCGCCATCCAACGCGACAGGCTCATGGAGATCGCCAGCAGGTGTCCAGTGCACCGCACTCTCCGCTCCGAAGTGGACATTCGCACCACCGGGCGACTCCGTGACAGTAATCATTCCCAGCTTTCACCAGCATCCTCCATCATCGGCGACCGCTGA
- a CDS encoding GNAT family N-acetyltransferase, with the protein MSYEGPVLFGADHIVDDFDCGNDVLNEWLRTKALHNQREGGSRTWVVLDGRRVVAFYASSTAVLMRSRATKRAARNQPDPLPAVLLGRLAVDANHQGRGLAAALLKHFILKSLEVAELTGVRLLLVHANNDTARRFYLRYGFEPSPVDDLTLMLLVKDVRPSPSA; encoded by the coding sequence GTGAGCTACGAGGGGCCCGTCCTCTTCGGTGCCGATCACATCGTCGACGACTTCGACTGCGGCAACGACGTGCTCAACGAGTGGCTGCGGACGAAGGCTCTGCACAATCAGCGCGAAGGAGGCAGCCGCACCTGGGTGGTGCTGGACGGGCGACGGGTGGTGGCCTTCTATGCCTCCAGCACGGCGGTGCTCATGCGCAGCCGGGCGACGAAACGCGCTGCTCGCAATCAGCCGGACCCGTTACCTGCGGTCCTGCTCGGCCGGCTGGCCGTCGACGCGAACCATCAAGGGCGTGGTCTCGCTGCAGCACTTCTCAAACATTTCATCCTCAAGTCACTTGAGGTCGCGGAGCTGACGGGGGTTCGGCTGCTGCTGGTCCACGCAAACAACGACACCGCCCGGCGCTTCTACTTGCGCTACGGTTTTGAGCCTTCTCCTGTCGACGACCTAACACTGATGCTCCTCGTAAAGGACGTCCGGCCCAGCCCATCTGCGTAA
- a CDS encoding recombinase family protein, with protein MAKPRTPGQRVGVRSAAIYARISADVEGTGLGVARQLEDCRKLAADRGWQVGDEYVDNDVSAYSGKPRREYARMLDDLKSGARDAVIVYNLDRLHRRPVELEDFVTLCEVAGVRDVATVTADIDLGNDDGLFMARIFAAFAAKESGRKSARIRRKMLQNAEQGLPHGPARPFGYEPDKITLRPDEAKVVREMVDRYLAGASIRSLTIWLNDTGIAPPASTSWQTTTVRHILASGRIAGLREHHGEVIGPAAWPAIITPAERDRILARMTARSVTKTRAPRTYLLSGMLRCGRCGNRLFSQARHNNPTNRVRRYVCLKGPDHGGCGRLTVVAQPVEELLTDAVLTRLDSPQLADALNGKARVDADVAALAAQLEADQARLDELAALYAEGAVTAREWIAARDPITNRITQTRRDIAKATDTSSIVDLVGTGNALRGQWDGLDIDRQQAIIKSVLDHAVIAPGTPGSRGLDINRVQPVWRV; from the coding sequence ATGGCGAAACCGAGAACTCCCGGTCAACGCGTCGGGGTGCGGTCGGCGGCGATCTACGCCCGGATCTCCGCCGATGTGGAGGGCACCGGGCTGGGAGTGGCACGTCAGTTGGAGGACTGCCGCAAGCTCGCCGCTGATCGGGGCTGGCAGGTCGGCGATGAGTACGTCGACAACGATGTATCGGCCTACTCGGGCAAGCCGCGTCGCGAGTACGCCCGGATGTTGGATGACCTGAAATCCGGTGCGCGTGATGCGGTGATCGTCTACAACCTCGACCGTCTGCATCGTCGCCCGGTCGAGTTGGAAGACTTCGTCACCCTGTGTGAAGTGGCGGGCGTGCGCGATGTCGCCACCGTGACCGCCGACATCGATCTCGGCAACGATGACGGGTTGTTCATGGCCCGGATTTTCGCCGCGTTCGCCGCCAAAGAATCCGGCCGCAAATCCGCGCGTATCCGCCGCAAAATGCTGCAGAACGCCGAACAAGGATTGCCGCACGGCCCAGCGCGGCCGTTCGGCTACGAACCCGACAAAATCACCCTCCGCCCCGACGAAGCGAAAGTCGTTCGGGAGATGGTGGACCGCTACCTGGCCGGGGCATCGATCCGATCGTTGACGATTTGGCTCAACGACACCGGGATCGCCCCGCCCGCGTCCACGTCGTGGCAGACCACCACCGTCCGCCACATCCTGGCCTCAGGACGGATTGCCGGGTTGCGCGAGCATCACGGGGAGGTGATCGGTCCCGCGGCGTGGCCGGCGATCATCACCCCCGCCGAGCGGGACCGCATCCTCGCCCGGATGACTGCCCGCTCAGTGACCAAGACCCGCGCCCCACGCACCTACCTACTGTCTGGGATGCTGCGCTGCGGACGCTGCGGGAACCGCTTGTTTTCCCAAGCCCGCCACAACAATCCAACCAACCGAGTCCGCCGCTACGTCTGCCTCAAAGGCCCCGACCACGGCGGCTGCGGCCGACTCACCGTGGTCGCGCAACCAGTCGAAGAACTGTTGACTGACGCGGTACTGACCCGACTGGACTCCCCGCAGCTCGCCGACGCCCTGAACGGGAAAGCCAGAGTCGACGCTGATGTCGCCGCGCTCGCTGCGCAGCTAGAAGCCGACCAGGCCCGCCTCGACGAGCTCGCCGCACTCTATGCCGAGGGCGCGGTGACCGCACGGGAATGGATCGCTGCCCGCGACCCCATCACCAACCGCATCACCCAAACCCGCCGCGACATCGCAAAAGCCACCGACACCAGCTCAATAGTGGACCTCGTGGGCACCGGCAACGCGCTACGCGGCCAATGGGACGGCCTCGACATCGACCGCCAACAAGCCATCATCAAATCAGTACTCGACCACGCCGTCATCGCACCCGGCACCCCCGGCTCCCGCGGCCTCGACATCAACCGCGTCCAGCCAGTTTGGCGTGTGTAG